A region of the Sarcophilus harrisii chromosome 3, mSarHar1.11, whole genome shotgun sequence genome:
CTGTCAAAATCTTAGTTTTTTCAATGTAAAGGTCAAACTTATATAGAGAGTTTATCAAATGGACATACACAGATAGATAGGTAACGAATCTGTTGATCTCACTTCCCTTAGTCAGAGGAAaggaactattatttttaaatgagaaactaACCAAAAGGAACACATGTATGTCTGTATGTAAGTGTGCTTCCGTTTGATGAAGACAACATTCACTAGgaacagaaattattttcttttatagattaagaaaggGAGTTTTAGAGAAATAAGTAATAAGTTTAAGGCAAATGGCCTTCAACTGTCAGGTCAATGCCCTTCTTAGTAGGTTTCACCCTGAGCCTTCCCTCCCATCAGCCAGGGCTTCCAAAGCACTTATGGGCACACATGTATCATCTTACACAagcttttgtatttttcctaaCAGACCTGTTTGTGCacaactttgttttattgttgacatttatatagctgCTTGAAAATCTGCAAAACACTTGAcaaattttatcttgtttcttaCAACAATCCTCTGAATTAAATACTGCAtgtgtctcattttatagatgaagatccCAAGGCACAGAGAAGTTATGGCTTCCCTATGGCAGGATTCAAAACCACATCACATATGGCTCCAGGACCTCTGCACCCATTCTGGCCCTTACCACAGAATACTAGGTAATGAAATGCCAGGGAGAAAAGGTGGAATTGTATTACTGCTGTAGTTTGTTGGCTTTTGCTTCTTCATAATCAACTATCCTGAGTCTGTTCCAAGGGCCTCCTTCAGTTATTTCCttctaaatcttatttctttGCCTCCCCTCAGGAAAATACATCCAAGCGCCCAGCTTATTACTTACTATTCCTATGAGCACCCACCCCAGGCTAGAACTGGCATagcctaaattaaaaaaaaaaaaagtttacagagAGTTTTTAACAAACACTTACTGAAtactggaaaaatttttttttaaaacaaacaccTACTGAACACTGGGCAGTTGCTATCTATAGAGGAAGAATGACAGAGCGTCCCGAGAGCTGGTCTTGAAGCCAGGGTGACCAGGCTGAATTCCTGAGTCCTAATCACACCATGCAAATCCTGCACATATTCCTCAACCTCTCAGTACTGTGGGTGAGAGGGGCCCAAGTGGAAGGCAGTGGGCTTCCCCAACCAGATGCAGtctaactgggaaatgtttaacaaaataaacatacaGGGTAACATAATGTTAACTTGTGGTtctctaagtcaatatgtggccacAAGGATCTGTTCTATTTGAGTGTGATGCCAACATTCTAAACCAaggctttttaaactgtgggtcacaactcATGTGGGGCTTGCAAAAATTTGGCAACAGGAAaagctaatatttaattttttaatgtaaaaataaacaaggacaTCCATCTTTTTAGTatgaaaatttgctttcatctttaatagtaaaattacatatatacaaaaaattgttttaaaatatatttatgaccTATAGTAAAATGTCTGATTTGTTATGCCTACTTTATACATCTATATACTCGAGAGTAGACTAGAAATTTCTCAGTTAAAGTGGAGTGGAGGGTGGAAAACGTTTTAAGAGGCCCTGGTGTAAAACAACTCTCTACCATATGCAGCAGTGCAAGGGCTCAATTCCATTGGCACAGCTCcatctcccccctctctttctgtgGCAGACCCTGGGGCCCAAGCAATGGAAAACCAGACCCAGGGCAGCGTCGTGGTCATTCTGCTCAAACTAAAACACTCAGAGGAAAAAGATGCACCATTTAGAGTCAGGAGGAGGCAACAAAAGAGCAGCCCAGGGGCGGTGTCTTGAGGAAGTGCTTGTTGGTAGCCAGTTACTGCTCATCCTTCAGCTCCAGAAAGGGCTTGCCCGGGCCTTGGGGACAGGGCCGCCGTCGCACTCCTGGGTCCGAGGTCAGGAACCCGACCCCGGGGGGCTTCCCTCTCTCGCCGGGGCACACCAGGGGGTCTAGGAGCAAACTGCAAGTCTGAGCCCGGGGGAGGGAGAGGACTCTCTTCGCCCGGGCTCCGGCTTCCTCAGCCTCAGCTGAAACCCCCTCAGTCCCGCCTCGCCTGAGAAGCCCAAACAACCCCCATCTTGTCTCTGGTCGGTCTCGGAGCGGCAGGAGCGCAGGCTGCTCCCGCCTGTCCGCCTCTCCTCCCTCGGCCTATCTGTCCCTTAGTCTTTCCGTTTCTCTCTGGGGACCCGCCTTCCCTTCCTCCCCGCACCCAGCCATCGCCTAAGCAAGTAACGCGCGCGCCCGCACAGGTTGGACCCGGGCCTCCCACGTGCCTCCGGACCCGGGCTAGGCGACGTGTACCTAGGGCAGGCCCAGCCCCCAGGGGCGGGGAGGCGGGGGGAGGGCCCCGGAGCCCCGGCCCCGCGGGCAGCCTTCGAACCCCAGCGGCAGCGACCACGCGGCCGGGCGTCCCGAGTCCCGAGGGGGCCTTCGGCCGGATCCCCTGCGGACGCGCACCCGCGCTCGCCGAGCCTCCCCGCAGTCCAGGACCCACCTGCCAGCAGCGGGGTGGAGGGCGCCATCTTGTCCCGGAAAGAGATCTCCGTCCGTCCGGTGTGCCGGGTCAGAGTTCACGAGGCCGGGGGCCGGCCCCTGCGGGACCTACACGTCGTCGCTGCCGCGGAGGCGACGACGTGGTTCTTCCGGAGGGCGGGGCGGGCCCTGATAGGCCGGGGGAGGGGCGCGGAGGCCCTGCCCCCCGCGGGTTTGGCGGCTGCCTGCGCACTTCCGCGAGGCGGAGCCACCTCAGTGCTGACGTTGGCAGCCGGACGCCGCGGAGCAGTGCGGAGCCAGCTCTACAAATTGGGCCCGTTCCTCACggcttctcctttctcctccggAGCCTGGGCTgcgagcgagcgagcgagcgGCACTCTGCCCCGAAGGCGCGGCCGCCGCTGACAGCGCGCGGGCGGCCCCCCGTTCCGTGCCCGGCGCGACTCTCGCGGTGACAGCCGGAGCCGAGCGCCCCCGCCCCCCGCGGTCCCCGCGCACGCGCCCAGGCTCGCCAGCGGCCGGCGGAGCTCGCGCCCGGAGCCCCCTGCTGTGAGCGCGGCCGAGCGCGGCGGCGACAGCGacagcggcggcagcggcggcagcGGCCCCGGCGGGGCGGGGCGAGCCAAGATGGTGGCCAAGCAGCGGATCCGGATGGCCAACGAGAAGCACAGCAAGAACATCACCCAGCGCGGCAACGTCGCCAAGACGTCGGTGAGGGCTCGGCCCGGCGGGAGGGGCGGGCGGGGGCGGGCGGCGGGGCCCCGGGGCATCGCTAATGCCGCCGCCGCTTCTCCCCTTGCAGAGGAACGCCCCCGAGGAGAAGGCGTCCGTGGGGCCCTGGTTGTTGGCGCTCTTCATCTTTGTCGTCTGCGGCTCGGGTAAGTGTCCCCCGCGCTCGGGCCGCTGTCGCGGCCGGGGCCGGCCCAGCCCCCTCCCGCTTGTCGCGGTGGCAGCTGCAGTATGTCAGGGAAGGGCCGAGCCCGCACGGCCGGACGGGAGCCGGGCTCCTCCTGCCCCCCACCCCGCTGGACGCGGGGAAACAGCGTTAGCCCAAGTCTGAGGGGGTTGTCTGCTGTCCCTGCCTTCCTCAGCTCCGAGGAGCCCCAGACTTCCCTGAACACTCGCTGAAGGGGGACGCTTCCCTCTGGTGTGACGCTCGGGGAAACTGGGCCGGGGAGGAGAAATTGCTGCCTCGGCTAAGCGTGAACTGTTTTAAAGCGTGATTTTAACATTTGCTTCTTCTCCTTACAGCAATTTTCCAGATTATTCAGAGTATCAGGATGGGCATGTGAAGTGACAGACCTTAAGATGTTTTCATTCTCCTGTGAATTATAACTTGAACTCATTCCTGATGTTTGATACCCTGGTTTAAAAACAGTTCAGTAAAGCATCCTGCCTCAGAATGACTCTTCATGTCATCCTTCATGTGTCATTCCCAGGTTTCTTCTTCACAAGTCATTCCAAGTTTTCTAGTTCATACCACAGTGCCTTGAAAAGCACCACATGTATAAAGCAATAAAATTTGATTGTTGATCTACAGTCGTGGACCCGACTTATTCAGTCAAGTATAAATTCTCGCTTTATGTGATTCTGAAAACTGTATGCATTATAGATACCTAGACTGAAGTTGTATAGACGAAAGGTCTATTTTGTTCTAGTTTTGTTCGCCCTTTAATGTATAGATGCAGTTAGTCTtaatttaaaattggaaactgattTTTATAGAGCAGCTAGGCACTTTATTGCTGTCTTGTGAATTGAAAGCACACTCATTAGGTAATCTTAGCAGTGCTTTATTATGGTGCTTATAAATGGAACACCTAGATGTAGTTAGCCTATTTTCCCCTGCAGCCTTTGGCACCTGAAAATGAAAAGACTTTCAAAATTCTACTATAGAGGGAGATTCTTAGATCcagaacatttattttaataagacTATTACTTTGACACTACCTTGGACTTCACACGTTTGAATAAACTAACCTAAGAGGCCATAAAAAACAACCTGATGAAATATTCTGTCACCTCCTTATCTGCTACAGTTTATGAGGTGATGATATAGTAGAACCTGTCAACAATAGCTTGTAAGGATGTTGTAAATGTCACCAAATGTTATTCATGTCAAATATTAAGGGTATTTACCACAGCTTAAGATTTGCAAGTTAGCCCATACTAGTTAAGCAGTTTACTATGGCATGgcttggaaaaaaaatgtattatgacAATTCCAGTAATTTTTCAGGTTGTGACATGCTGTTGAGTCCAGCTGTGCCTTAGACCTCAAAGCATGTTGATAGCACTTTCAATACCAAAAAAAGGCACACCAACTAAATTAAGGTCAACTTTAAGTCTACTTTAAGATTTAGGATTAGAATTTCCCCATGAAGACACATGTATGTGAAGTTGTATTAACATCTAGTTACAAAATAAGTTGGGCTTAATCTTTAGTATTCACCTTGAAGTTAGTGGTATGATATTTGACTTTAGGTTGCTATCAGTTAGCCTTTTCTATAATATTGAGAATGGGGGAGAAAGCTAAGTTTCAAGTTTaagaaacaaggggaaaaacaGCCACCGATAGTGTTTTCTCATTGACTGTAGTTGTAGGTAAAACAGAGGACAAAACTTGGTCTGTGTGTTAATGAAAATGGTGTGTGTGGCAAATAAGGAAGTTGTTTTTACTTCTCATTATGATAACATTTGGACAAGACTATAATGAAGAATAGTTGACACACATTCTTTTAACTAGCTTCCCATCTGTTTAACCAGAGGCAATTGAAGTAGCAATGACAATAATAGTGAAGGTTTGATAGAATAAGTAAGCTCctgtaattttaaaagaataggaaaacTGCTGGTCCTGGCATTTAGCTAAGGTAACCAAGGTTCTATCTATCATTAGTTGTATGTTTGCCATTTCAGTTCACCTATTTGTCATTTGAAGATAAATGCCTTGGTTAACAGATTCTACTATACTAACTTTGAAAATGCAAATTTTTGCTCTAAATTTGAAGCAGGTGCCTTAATTTTGTTTTAGTCAAACCATTccattgcaatttttttcttgctttagaACAAACAGTTGGCTTCAAATAAGTATTTTCTGTTTACAGTGTCTTTTTGACTAAATTGACTGTTAATTGGTGTACAAATTAGtcttttcacatctgtaaaaaaCTCCATTCCCTTTGTATTTACATGTGTAATTTACCTACCATATGCATTTTATATTAAGCAATTTATGCATGTTTGGTTAAATGAGAATCTTGTGCTTTTTGATTAGTTTGCCCCCATCAAAAATGCTCCCAATATTTGATGTTtttgttaaaagagaaaaaaaaaacctcatttaaaTGTCTAGTTATTAGATGATAAAGTGCTTTGTATTAAGCTGTCTAAAAAGAAACATTACTGCTGAGTCTTTGCAATCTTTGGAATAGATGTAAGGAATAAGATGGAGAGTGCATAGTAATACATGTACAGtatacattttaaattgtttaaatgcTTTCCCCATGTAGAACATGACCCTTTTTCACTGTATTGTCTTCATCTATGGAAAAcataccttccttccttcctatttctcttctttctctttcctccccctcatTCTATATTCTACCTAAAGATGTCAGTcaacaatataaaattaaatagtttatGAGATTACCAAcatctcattttctaatttttagttgtAATAAATTTCAAGGGGATAACCACATTATTTCATTGTATGCACTTGGTTGTATATAATACACCTCAAAATAAAGTGGTTGTTGAGTAGATTTGGAAATATTTCTCACTGTATGAAGATTTTCATTGTAATGGAATTCATTGTAACAGGCTTTGGCCTGTATTAAAGAAATTTGATGTATTCAATTTTTTGAGGGCCATGGGATCTTTAAACAGAAACTTCAGGGACTTTCGTCATAATACAGGTTATGTCCTGCTCTTGGACTCACTGGACCTAACAAAAGGAGTTTTTGAGCAAATGTTTTTGTGAGCCCTTTAAATTCTATAGGAAGATGTGGTTGACTTCTAACAATAGCTTTCTCCAGAAGCATATCTTTAGggcaaaattttatttcaatattgtcATACCAATCAGTAGTAATAGTTGCTAATTAATTTATTACCAGAGAAGGTAAAATGTAATCATGGAGAGAAAATGAACTAATTTCAAAAATGAACAAGTATATATGTTTGAGCACTAAAATGTAGAAAGTTTAGTCTATGCTATTTAATAACTGATCTTGGCAGGTAGAGGGTTTCagtcaaagaaaaaggaagttctTTTTATTGGTAGGAGGCTCAAGCAATTTGGAATGTTTATAGAGTGGCTAACTTGaaaaatgttaactataattTTCCTCAGAGGGATGAAGTGGCACCCTTTAGTGATTGAAATACAAGCACCCCGGAGTAGCATTTTGAGGTTTAGCCAAATGAACAagaactatgaaagactttgggcaaataaaaattttcattaaaaatctaaatatatgTTATAGTTTAGTCTTGCTACACTTTGATCAGATGTAATTAGTTAAAGAAATCCCCTTcagaaaactgaattttcttttaacaGCTTGGAGTACAATTTCCTAGAACAAGGAAAATAGTATCTGACTTACttgaggctaaaaaaaaaaaaattagaaaatttcacTTCATGTTTTCTATATGTCCAGAACTGTGCCAGGTTctagaaacagacaaaaatatgATCCCATGTTCTAAAGGAGCAAAGATTCTTCTGGAAGGGACATGAACGCATggacaaaatgaatataaagcaaTCTTAAGGGTGGTGTGGGAGGTGGACACTAGCACCTTGGCAATGGTTATCAAatagcgtttttttttttttaagaggtaaGAGACCAACAGGAGAGTGCATTTCGAGTGCATTTCAGCTATAAGGGGACAATCTGTGAAGAATGGAACACAATGAAATACTGGATGAGGGAGTTCTGGATATGGGGTGTGATATATGAATAATACTGGAAGGTTGGTTGTAAACAACCCAAACAGGAATTTATGCTTGATTCTGGAATTTGAATCCTTTTGTTGAACGGGAATTAACATCCTTAGGTCTGAACTTTAGGGACATTAATTTTGACAAATTgtattggggaagagggaaagatgagGTGAGAACATTTTAGAGGTATTTGCAAAATCCTGCCAGGAAGTGAAAAGGATCTGAGCAATTACATATGAGTTAAAGGAATGGATGTGAGATATTTCAgttgtaaaatcaaattatgtctTCAAGTCCCTCAACTCCATTTTTATATCAACTTCAAACTGGGCATTTTGAACTGCATTTCCTACTGGTATCTCAAATACATCCCTCTAAAATTCTTTTGCCTGATCTCTAAGAGTTCACCACTTTTCAGACATCTAAGCTTAAAACTTCAACATCAACAACTGAATGGACTCTCCCAACATGTATCTGATCCGTTGCTAAATTTTTCTCACATTTCTGCCCTCTACTCATACATACAATAGCCACCTCAGTTCAGGTCCTTAGCTATTTCCTTGACAATCACCAAAAGAATACATCAAGCACTGATTtgtgaggtgtaaatgctcaccctgaaaattttaacaattggtTCTGTGGAGCAGGttggagctggctccagcacacatgcacacatcatattccatctcccatctccatgcctttgcactaGCTGT
Encoded here:
- the SERP1 gene encoding stress-associated endoplasmic reticulum protein 1, with translation MVAKQRIRMANEKHSKNITQRGNVAKTSRNAPEEKASVGPWLLALFIFVVCGSAIFQIIQSIRMGM